TCGCCCACGGTGCCCTTCACCGAGTCCCACCTCTCGTCGTGCGGCCGGCCGATCCGGCCGTGCCGCTTCTCCGGCCGGGATTCCGGCCCCCTGCGTCGGCCGCGTGCCCGCGGTCGCGGACCGCCGTCGCCGCCGGTGGCGCCGACGCGCACGCCGGTGTCACCGCTCCGTGCCTCACACCGCGGGTGCCGCCGGGTGCCCGGGTCTCCCCGCGGCACTGGGTGACGCGATACCGTGGCGTCCCTTCCCCCCACAAGATCCTCGTGGCCGCCCTGGAGGTTCCGTGGTACAGGCGTACATCCTCATTCAGACCGAGGTGGGCAAGGCGACGACCGTCGCCGAGACCATCGCGAAGATCCCCGGCGTGATACAGGCCGAGGACGTCACCGGCCCCTACGACGTGATCGTGCGGGCGCAGTCCGACACCGTGGACGACCTCGGCCGCCTGGTGGTCGCCAAGGTCCAGCAAGTGGACGGCATCACCCGCACCCTGACCTGCCCGGTCGTGCACCTGTAGCCCCCGTCTACGCTTGGCCGGTGACCCCTTCGACGCGCAGGCTATCCGGCCCCCGACTCGCCCGTCTGCCCGCCGTCCTCCTGCTCGCCGTGACCGGGGGCTGCTTCTCCCCGGACGCCTCGCCCGCGGTGCCGGTTCCCGGCCCTCCGGCCGAGGAGGCGGCGCTGTGCCGCGCACTGGACAAGGAGTTGCCGACGACCGTGGCGGGACACGACCGGAGCGATCCGGAGCCGGGTTCCGCGCTGACGGCCGGGTGGGGGGACGCCGCGATCGTACTGCGGTGCGGCGTCCCCCGCCCGGAACGGATGAGTGACCCCCAGGCGGACGCCGTGGACGTCGACGGGGTCAACTGGCTGGTCGAGGAGCGGGATTCGGGGCCGCGGTTCACCACCACCTACCGCGAGGCGTACGTGGAGGTCACCCTGGACGAACGCTTCCGGCACGACATCGGCCCGCTCGCGGACTTCGCGGCACCGGTCGCCGACACGGTGCCCCCCAGCCTCTGAGAAACCAGCCTCGGAGACCCCGCCCCGCGCGGGCCCCGTCCCGTGAGCCCCGTACCGAACCGCGCCGCGCCGGGCGGACGGGCCCCGGGCCCCGGGGCCGATCCTCAGCGCAGTCCGGTGGGGCGGCGCAGCGCCGCCTGGATGAGGCGGTCGATCAGCTCCGCGTAGTCCACGCCGCTCTCCTGCCACATCCGCGGATACATCGAGATCGGCGTGAAGCCCGGCATGGTGTTGATCTCGTTGATGACGAACCGGCCGTCCTCCGTGAGGAAGAAGTCGGCGCGGACGAGCCCCTCGCAGGACACCGCGTCGAACGCCTCGACGGCCAGCCGCCGTACCTCGGCCGTCTGCTCCTCCGTAAGAGGCGCGGGCACCAGACCGGTGGCGGCGTCGATGTACTTGGCCTCGAAGTCGTAGAACTCGTGCGACGTGACGGGCGGGATCTCGGCGGGCACGCTCGCGCGCGGCCCGTCCTCGAACTCCAGTACCCCGCACTCGATCTCCCGGCCGCGCAGCAGCGACTCGACCAGGATCTTGGGGTCGTGGCGCCGGGCCTCCTCGATCGCGGCCTCCAGCCCGTCGAGGGCGTCGACCTTCGTGATGCCCATGGAGGAACCGGCGCGGGCGGGCTTCACGAAGAGCGGCCATCCGTGCTCGGCGGCGAAGTCCACGATCTTGCGCCGGGCGGCGGACGGGTCCTGCTCCCACTCGCGCGGGCGGATCACCTCGTACGGCCCGACGGGCAGCCCGTACGAGAGGAACACCCGCTTCATGTACTCCTTGTCCTGGCCGACGGCCGACGCCAGGACCCCCGCGCCCACGTACGGGACGCCGGAGAGCTCCAACAGCCCCTGAAGGGTGCCGTCCTCGCCGTACGGGCCGTGCAGCACCGGGAAGACCACGTCGACCTCGCCCAGCGCCTTGGGCACGGAGCCCTGCTCGCTGTAGACGACCTCGCGGTTGCCGGGGTCCACGGAGAGGACGACGGTGCCGTCCGTCGACTCGGCCAGTTCCTCGACGCTCGGCAGCCTGCGGTCGGCGATCGTCATCCGGCCGGGCTCGTCGGCGGTGAGCGCCCAGCGCCCGTCCGGGGTGATGCCGATGGGCAGCACGTCGTACTTCGTCCGGTCGATGGACCGCAGCACGGCGCCGGCCGTGACCACCGAGATGGCGTGCTCGGAGCTGCGGCCGCCGAAGACGACCGCCACACGCGGCTTGCGGGGCTGCCGCTCAGGGTTCTGGGGGAGGTTCTCGCTGCTCATATCGCGATGAGGTTACCCGCTGACCGGCGCGGAGTCAGCGGCGTTCGGGCTTGGCACTGCGCGCCATCAGCTCCTTCACGGCGACGAGCGGGGGCTTCCCCTCGTGGACGATGCTCACGACGGTTTCCGTGATCGGCATGTCGACGTCGTGCCGCCGGGCCAGATCCAGCACCGACTGGCAGGACTTGACGCCCTC
Above is a window of Streptomyces sp. NBC_01498 DNA encoding:
- a CDS encoding DUF3515 domain-containing protein, translated to MTPSTRRLSGPRLARLPAVLLLAVTGGCFSPDASPAVPVPGPPAEEAALCRALDKELPTTVAGHDRSDPEPGSALTAGWGDAAIVLRCGVPRPERMSDPQADAVDVDGVNWLVEERDSGPRFTTTYREAYVEVTLDERFRHDIGPLADFAAPVADTVPPSL
- a CDS encoding D-alanine--D-alanine ligase family protein, which translates into the protein MSSENLPQNPERQPRKPRVAVVFGGRSSEHAISVVTAGAVLRSIDRTKYDVLPIGITPDGRWALTADEPGRMTIADRRLPSVEELAESTDGTVVLSVDPGNREVVYSEQGSVPKALGEVDVVFPVLHGPYGEDGTLQGLLELSGVPYVGAGVLASAVGQDKEYMKRVFLSYGLPVGPYEVIRPREWEQDPSAARRKIVDFAAEHGWPLFVKPARAGSSMGITKVDALDGLEAAIEEARRHDPKILVESLLRGREIECGVLEFEDGPRASVPAEIPPVTSHEFYDFEAKYIDAATGLVPAPLTEEQTAEVRRLAVEAFDAVSCEGLVRADFFLTEDGRFVINEINTMPGFTPISMYPRMWQESGVDYAELIDRLIQAALRRPTGLR
- a CDS encoding Lrp/AsnC family transcriptional regulator, translated to MVQAYILIQTEVGKATTVAETIAKIPGVIQAEDVTGPYDVIVRAQSDTVDDLGRLVVAKVQQVDGITRTLTCPVVHL